Proteins encoded by one window of Marixanthomonas sp. SCSIO 43207:
- a CDS encoding nuclear transport factor 2 family protein, with protein MSKSAKEIVRRFYLSDVLNDHSVLEKYFHKDLELLWNSTKGLTIMSFDDLVNYFTEMRRTYDDLRVEVSHLLVDGNHVTVRYKYYIKTIENPDEELGIAHFLAIWEVKDEKIYRGHQISQPVTDMDDTNESYHKVKV; from the coding sequence ATGAGTAAAAGTGCAAAGGAAATAGTGAGAAGGTTTTACCTATCAGATGTTTTAAATGACCATTCTGTATTAGAAAAATATTTTCATAAAGATTTAGAATTACTTTGGAACAGTACCAAGGGCTTGACTATTATGAGTTTTGACGATTTGGTAAATTATTTTACCGAAATGCGTCGCACTTATGATGACTTGAGAGTAGAAGTGAGCCACCTTCTGGTAGATGGAAACCATGTTACTGTAAGATATAAATACTACATTAAAACTATTGAAAACCCCGATGAAGAATTAGGTATTGCTCATTTTTTAGCTATTTGGGAGGTGAAAGACGAGAAAATATATAGAGGTCACCAGATAAGTCAACCGGTTACCGATATGGATGATACAAATGAATCATATCATAAGGTTAAAGTATAA
- the lpxD gene encoding UDP-3-O-(3-hydroxymyristoyl)glucosamine N-acyltransferase — translation MKFTATQIAGLLAGEIEGNANAEVSKLAKIEEGTDGSLTFLANPKYTSHIYSTQATITIVNKDFVAEHNINTTLIRVDDAYKAFSKLLEYYNQVKMNKTGIEEPVYISESASYGDNLYLGAFSYLGDNVKIGNNATIYPNTYIGNNVTIGDNVIVFAGAKIYSETIIGDNCVINSGVIVGADGFGFTPDENGEYSKVPQTGNVIIEDNVDIGAGTTIDRATLGATIIRKGVKLDNQIQIAHNVEIGEHTVIAAQSGIAGSTKIGKNCIIGGQVGIVGHITIGDNVKIQAQSGIGRNVKDNEALQGSPALSYSSFNKSYVHFKNLPEIIKRFNTFEKKIDND, via the coding sequence ATGAAATTTACAGCAACTCAAATAGCAGGACTTTTAGCAGGAGAAATAGAAGGAAATGCTAATGCCGAAGTATCTAAATTAGCTAAAATTGAAGAAGGAACTGATGGAAGTCTTACCTTTTTAGCAAATCCTAAATATACTTCACATATTTATTCAACTCAAGCTACAATTACAATTGTCAACAAAGATTTTGTTGCTGAACACAATATAAATACAACATTAATACGAGTTGATGATGCTTACAAAGCCTTTTCAAAGCTTCTAGAGTATTACAACCAAGTAAAGATGAATAAAACAGGTATTGAAGAACCTGTTTATATTTCAGAAAGCGCATCATATGGAGATAACCTCTATTTAGGCGCTTTTTCTTATTTAGGGGATAATGTGAAAATAGGTAATAACGCTACAATTTACCCCAATACATATATAGGTAACAATGTTACTATTGGTGATAATGTAATTGTTTTTGCCGGAGCCAAGATTTATTCTGAAACTATAATAGGCGATAACTGCGTTATAAACAGTGGCGTTATTGTAGGAGCAGACGGGTTTGGGTTTACCCCAGATGAAAACGGCGAATATTCAAAAGTGCCTCAAACCGGAAATGTTATTATTGAAGACAATGTAGATATAGGAGCCGGAACCACCATAGATAGAGCAACACTAGGAGCTACAATTATTAGAAAAGGAGTAAAACTTGATAATCAAATACAGATAGCTCACAATGTAGAAATAGGAGAACATACAGTAATAGCAGCCCAATCTGGAATAGCAGGTTCTACAAAAATTGGCAAAAACTGTATAATTGGTGGCCAAGTAGGAATAGTGGGGCATATAACCATTGGTGACAATGTAAAAATACAAGCACAAAGTGGCATAGGTAGAAATGTAAAAGACAATGAAGCGTTACAAGGTTCACCAGCACTTAGCTACTCAAGTTTTAATAAGAGCTATGTTCATTTCAAAAACTTACCAGAAATAATCAAGCGATTTAATACCTTTGAAAAAAAAATTGACAATGATTGA
- a CDS encoding VWA domain-containing protein: MTSETILYIIIAGVISLTLALFMYGYKTKYSQSLRWTFGLLRFITFFSLLLLLINPKFRSETYSIEKPKLPVLVDNSASIKELKQTDQASAFISEIRNNKELNEKFDILLFSFGNEFNEMDSLSFAEKNSNLSKALEATNNLFKNQTAPTIIVTDGNQTLGRDYEFVSATYKNAVYPVILGDSTKYIDLKIEQLNTNRYAFLKNKFPVEVILVYNGESPVTSQFTIKQGNATVYSEMVNFSEINNSKTLNFTLPANQVGLQKYTAELVALQDEKNTNNNYKQFAVEVIDQATNVLIVSDLTHPDIGVLKKSITANEQRTVSILKPNEAISKLNDYQLIILYQPDRTFSQVYKEIDRLKKNTLTFTGSETDWNFLNTAQEQFKKETSLQTEEVTALLNPNYGTFAMEDVGFSEFPPLSTTFGDLTIEASHEVLLNQTVDGFETGYPLAATIEYNGLRSAIWDGEGFWKWRAQSFLKTDTFQEFDSFMGKLVQYLASNKRRSRLEVTNETFYYNNNPIKISAQYFDKNYVFDSRAALNIMVVDRDSEKQTVFPMLLKNNFYEVDVNNLPAGEYTYTVSVSDEEISRSGSFTILDFNVEQQFLNANISKLNRVAEQTSGVAFFPSETEKIVESLLTNENYQAIQKREQKTVPLIDWKYLLALIVITLSAEWFIRKYNGLI; encoded by the coding sequence TTGACTTCTGAAACCATACTATATATCATCATCGCCGGTGTAATTTCTCTTACGCTGGCGTTGTTCATGTATGGATATAAAACAAAGTACTCACAATCCTTGCGATGGACATTTGGTTTATTACGCTTTATCACCTTTTTTTCACTTTTACTGTTATTAATTAACCCAAAATTCAGAAGTGAAACCTATTCTATTGAAAAACCGAAACTACCCGTTTTGGTAGACAATTCTGCTTCAATTAAAGAGTTGAAACAAACGGATCAAGCTTCAGCTTTTATTTCAGAAATTAGAAATAATAAAGAGTTGAATGAAAAATTTGATATATTATTATTTTCGTTTGGAAATGAGTTTAATGAAATGGATTCACTCTCTTTTGCAGAAAAAAATAGTAACCTATCAAAAGCACTCGAAGCCACAAATAATTTATTTAAAAACCAAACTGCCCCAACCATTATCGTTACAGATGGTAATCAAACGCTAGGTAGAGATTATGAATTTGTTTCGGCAACCTACAAAAATGCTGTTTATCCAGTAATTTTAGGCGATTCTACTAAGTATATCGATTTAAAAATTGAACAATTAAACACCAATCGCTATGCTTTTTTAAAGAATAAATTTCCTGTTGAAGTGATTTTAGTTTACAATGGAGAATCTCCTGTAACCTCTCAATTTACCATTAAACAAGGGAATGCAACGGTGTATTCAGAAATGGTAAATTTTTCTGAAATAAATAATAGCAAAACACTCAATTTTACACTTCCTGCCAATCAAGTAGGATTACAAAAATATACAGCAGAGTTGGTTGCTTTACAAGACGAAAAAAACACAAATAATAATTATAAACAGTTTGCTGTAGAAGTGATAGACCAAGCAACCAATGTTTTGATAGTGAGTGATTTAACACATCCTGATATTGGTGTTTTAAAAAAATCCATAACCGCAAACGAACAACGCACAGTTAGCATTTTGAAGCCCAATGAGGCAATCTCAAAACTAAATGATTATCAACTAATTATTCTTTACCAACCGGACAGAACGTTTTCGCAAGTTTATAAAGAAATTGATAGGCTTAAAAAAAACACACTCACGTTTACAGGATCTGAAACCGACTGGAACTTTTTAAATACTGCTCAAGAGCAATTTAAAAAAGAAACAAGTTTACAAACAGAAGAAGTTACGGCGCTTTTAAATCCTAATTACGGAACATTTGCTATGGAAGATGTAGGTTTCTCTGAATTTCCTCCCCTTTCTACAACTTTTGGTGATTTAACTATTGAAGCTTCACACGAGGTGCTTTTAAATCAAACAGTTGATGGTTTTGAAACAGGATATCCGCTAGCGGCAACAATAGAGTATAATGGTCTGCGCAGTGCAATTTGGGATGGAGAAGGCTTTTGGAAATGGCGCGCACAATCATTTTTAAAAACAGATACATTTCAAGAATTTGATTCTTTTATGGGTAAACTGGTTCAATATTTAGCCTCAAATAAGCGCAGAAGTCGTCTAGAGGTTACTAATGAGACGTTTTACTATAATAATAATCCCATAAAAATTTCGGCACAATATTTTGATAAAAATTATGTGTTTGATTCTCGCGCCGCATTAAATATTATGGTTGTTGATCGTGATTCAGAAAAGCAAACTGTTTTTCCTATGTTGTTAAAAAACAACTTTTATGAAGTAGATGTAAATAATTTACCCGCAGGTGAATATACATATACAGTTTCAGTAAGTGATGAAGAGATTTCTAGAAGTGGTAGTTTTACCATTTTAGATTTTAATGTTGAGCAGCAGTTTTTAAATGCTAATATATCAAAGCTTAATCGCGTAGCAGAACAAACAAGTGGTGTTGCTTTTTTTCCTTCAGAAACTGAAAAAATAGTTGAAAGCTTACTTACAAATGAGAACTATCAAGCTATTCAAAAAAGAGAACAAAAAACCGTACCTTTAATTGACTGGAAATACCTACTCGCACTTATAGTTATAACACTTAGTGCAGAGTGGTTTATAAGAAAATATAACGGATTAATATAA
- the lpxA gene encoding acyl-ACP--UDP-N-acetylglucosamine O-acyltransferase, with translation MNQPLAYVHPGAKIAKNVVIEPFTTIHNNVVIGEGTWIGSNVTIMEGARIGKNCNIFPGAVISAVPQDLKFKDEETTAEIGDNTTIREYVTVNRGTIDRGKTIIGKNCLIMAYCHIAHDCIVGDNCIFSNASTLAGHITVGDYVVLAGMTAVHQFCMIGSHAFVTGGSLVRKDVPPYVKGAREPLSYVGINSIGLRRRGYETEKIREIQNIYRILYQNNYNTTQASEIIEAEMEATPERDEILQFIKNSKRGIMKGYFSNN, from the coding sequence ATGAATCAACCGTTAGCATATGTCCACCCGGGCGCAAAAATAGCCAAAAACGTTGTAATTGAACCATTTACAACCATACATAACAATGTTGTAATTGGTGAAGGAACTTGGATTGGTTCAAACGTAACTATTATGGAAGGTGCTCGTATTGGTAAAAATTGTAACATTTTTCCAGGAGCTGTTATTTCCGCCGTTCCACAAGACTTAAAATTTAAGGACGAAGAAACCACAGCCGAAATTGGTGATAATACAACCATTAGAGAATACGTTACTGTTAACCGAGGTACAATTGACCGGGGTAAAACAATTATAGGCAAAAATTGTTTAATCATGGCCTATTGTCACATAGCTCATGACTGTATTGTGGGTGATAACTGTATTTTTTCAAATGCAAGTACCTTAGCCGGTCATATTACTGTAGGTGATTACGTAGTGTTAGCAGGTATGACTGCTGTACACCAGTTTTGTATGATTGGTAGCCACGCGTTTGTAACCGGCGGATCATTAGTAAGAAAAGACGTTCCTCCTTATGTAAAAGGAGCTCGTGAACCATTATCTTATGTAGGAATTAATTCTATCGGTTTACGTAGAAGAGGTTATGAAACTGAAAAAATACGCGAAATTCAAAATATTTACAGAATTCTGTATCAAAATAATTATAATACCACTCAAGCTTCAGAAATTATAGAAGCCGAAATGGAGGCAACTCCAGAACGTGATGAAATTCTTCAGTTTATTAAGAACTCAAAAAGAGGTATTATGAAAGGATATTTCAGTAATAATTAA
- a CDS encoding bifunctional UDP-3-O-[3-hydroxymyristoyl] N-acetylglucosamine deacetylase/3-hydroxyacyl-ACP dehydratase, producing MIECNTTNQQTIGKETSLKGVGLHTGKEVTITFKPAPEDYGYKFIRIDLEGSPVIEADANYVTNTERGTNLEKKGVKIQTSEHVLAALVGMEIDNCMIELNASEPPIMDGSSKFFVEAIEDAGIVKQEAQREEYVVKEVISFADEATGSEITVIPSESYQITTMVDFGTKVLGTQNASLQRLSDFKNEISNARTFSFLHEIETLLDHGLIKGGDLNNAIVYVDKELSPETMEKLRGAFGKDEISVKPNGILDNLTLHHPNEAARHKLLDVVGDLALIGTRIKGRVIANKPGHKVNTEFAKKMTKIIKAEKRNQVPQVDLNSTPLMDINQIMKMLPHRQPMLLIDKIFELSDSHVLGTKNVTMNEEFFKGHFPGAPVMPGVLIVEAMAQTGGILILSTVPDPENYLTYFMKIDKVKFKQKVVPGDTLIFKCDLISPIRRGICHMQGYAFANGKLCAEAELMAQVVKSKND from the coding sequence ATGATTGAGTGTAATACCACAAATCAGCAAACAATTGGCAAAGAAACTTCTCTTAAAGGAGTTGGATTGCATACAGGAAAAGAAGTAACCATTACTTTTAAACCTGCGCCTGAAGATTATGGATACAAATTTATTCGTATTGATCTTGAGGGAAGCCCTGTAATAGAAGCAGATGCAAATTATGTTACAAATACAGAACGTGGCACCAACCTCGAAAAAAAAGGTGTGAAAATTCAAACTTCAGAACATGTGTTGGCTGCCTTAGTAGGGATGGAGATTGATAATTGCATGATAGAGCTGAATGCTTCAGAGCCACCTATTATGGATGGTTCTTCAAAGTTTTTTGTTGAAGCTATTGAAGATGCAGGAATTGTTAAACAAGAAGCACAACGCGAAGAGTATGTTGTAAAAGAGGTAATAAGCTTTGCCGATGAAGCAACAGGTAGTGAAATTACAGTAATACCTTCAGAATCGTATCAGATTACAACAATGGTAGATTTTGGCACGAAAGTATTAGGCACACAAAATGCTTCATTACAGCGTCTTTCAGACTTTAAAAATGAAATATCAAACGCTCGTACATTTAGTTTTCTACACGAAATAGAAACCTTATTAGATCACGGTTTAATTAAAGGTGGAGACTTAAACAACGCTATAGTTTACGTTGATAAAGAACTGTCTCCAGAAACAATGGAAAAACTTAGAGGTGCTTTTGGTAAAGATGAAATTTCTGTAAAACCAAATGGAATTTTAGATAATCTAACCCTGCACCATCCCAATGAAGCCGCTCGACACAAACTTCTAGACGTAGTAGGTGATTTAGCCTTAATTGGAACACGAATTAAAGGTAGGGTTATAGCCAATAAACCTGGTCATAAAGTGAACACCGAGTTTGCTAAAAAAATGACTAAAATAATTAAAGCTGAAAAACGCAACCAAGTACCTCAAGTAGATTTGAATAGTACTCCTTTAATGGATATTAATCAGATCATGAAAATGTTACCTCATAGACAACCTATGTTGTTAATCGATAAAATATTCGAACTTTCAGACAGTCATGTGTTAGGTACTAAAAACGTGACAATGAATGAAGAGTTTTTTAAGGGGCATTTTCCAGGAGCTCCAGTTATGCCAGGAGTGCTTATTGTAGAGGCTATGGCACAAACAGGCGGAATATTAATTTTAAGTACAGTACCTGACCCTGAGAACTACCTTACTTACTTTATGAAAATAGATAAAGTTAAGTTTAAACAAAAAGTGGTTCCGGGTGATACATTAATCTTTAAATGTGATTTAATTTCACCAATACGTAGAGGAATTTGCCATATGCAAGGCTATGCTTTTGCAAATGGTAAATTGTGTGCTGAGGCAGAATTAATGGCACAGGTAGTAAAATCAAAAAATGACTAA
- a CDS encoding HD domain-containing protein — protein MKSRNKLKIVNDPVYGFITIPNKLISDLIEHPYFQRLRRISQMGMSYLVYPGAHHTRFHHALGAMFLMRKAVQVLRYKGIEISEKEEEALCIAILLHDIGHGPFSHAMENSIVENVNHEQISLLFMEELNKNFNNRLTLAITIFKDEYDRKFLHQLISSQLDMDRLDYLRRDSFYTGVSEGAVNSERLIAMLNVKNDKLVVEEKGIYSVEKFIIARRLMYWQVYLHKTSLVAEQLLLRMLKRAKELTDNGVELPASKALLFFLKHSITHKTFTKDVLDTFSKLDDYDIVSAMKSWVEEEDFVLKTLAKMILNRDLLKIKMKKKPVTSEKIQKKIQQTMQRYNLSEDEANYFVFTGSIENQAYRMDKETINLLTKSGKVRDVAKASDQVNLKALSEKVIKYYLCYPKRNN, from the coding sequence TTGAAATCACGTAACAAACTCAAAATAGTAAACGACCCTGTTTACGGTTTTATTACCATACCCAATAAGCTCATTTCAGATTTGATTGAGCATCCTTACTTTCAAAGATTACGCAGAATTTCTCAAATGGGAATGTCATATTTGGTATATCCTGGAGCACATCATACGCGTTTTCATCATGCGCTGGGAGCTATGTTTTTAATGCGTAAAGCAGTGCAAGTGCTTCGTTATAAAGGAATTGAGATTTCAGAAAAAGAAGAAGAAGCTTTGTGTATTGCAATTTTACTACACGATATTGGGCACGGTCCATTCTCTCATGCTATGGAAAATAGTATTGTTGAAAATGTAAATCATGAGCAAATTTCACTGTTGTTTATGGAAGAATTGAATAAAAACTTTAACAACAGATTAACGCTTGCTATCACCATATTTAAAGATGAATATGACCGAAAATTTTTACATCAGCTTATTTCAAGTCAGTTAGATATGGATCGTTTAGACTATTTAAGACGGGATAGTTTTTATACAGGCGTTTCAGAAGGGGCGGTAAATTCAGAGCGATTAATTGCTATGCTCAATGTAAAGAATGACAAACTGGTAGTAGAAGAAAAAGGTATTTATTCAGTTGAAAAGTTTATCATTGCGCGTCGTTTGATGTATTGGCAAGTTTACTTACATAAAACGAGTCTTGTTGCAGAGCAGTTATTACTTAGAATGTTGAAAAGAGCAAAAGAATTGACAGACAATGGGGTTGAACTACCAGCTAGCAAAGCATTATTGTTTTTTCTGAAACACTCTATCACTCATAAAACCTTTACTAAAGATGTTCTTGACACCTTTTCAAAACTTGATGACTATGATATTGTTTCGGCAATGAAATCTTGGGTAGAAGAAGAAGATTTTGTTTTAAAAACATTGGCCAAAATGATTTTAAATCGAGATTTGCTTAAAATTAAAATGAAGAAAAAACCGGTTACTTCAGAAAAAATTCAGAAAAAAATACAACAAACCATGCAGCGCTATAATTTATCTGAAGATGAAGCAAACTATTTTGTGTTTACCGGAAGCATAGAAAATCAAGCGTATCGAATGGATAAAGAAACAATTAATTTGTTAACCAAGTCTGGAAAAGTGCGTGATGTGGCAAAAGCAAGTGACCAGGTAAACTTAAAAGCGCTTTCAGAAAAAGTAATAAAATATTATCTATGCTATCCAAAAAGGAATAACTAA
- the efp gene encoding elongation factor P, protein MATTSDIRKGLCIHYNHDIYKIIEFLHVKPGKGPAFVRTKLKSVTTGKVVDNTFSAGHKIEDVRVETHKFQFLYNEGEFYHFMNTEDYTQIRLLKEALDTPELMKEGEVVTVLINTEDNAPLSVEMPAHVVLEVTATEPGVKGNTATNATKPATVETGAEVNVPLFINEGDKIRIDTEKGQYQERIKE, encoded by the coding sequence ATGGCAACAACTTCAGATATTAGAAAAGGGTTATGTATTCACTATAACCACGACATTTACAAAATAATTGAATTTTTACACGTAAAACCTGGAAAAGGTCCTGCATTTGTACGTACTAAATTAAAAAGTGTAACTACAGGAAAAGTAGTAGATAATACATTTTCTGCCGGTCATAAAATTGAAGATGTTCGTGTAGAGACTCATAAGTTTCAGTTTTTATATAATGAGGGTGAGTTTTACCACTTTATGAATACTGAAGATTATACTCAAATACGTTTATTAAAAGAAGCACTTGACACTCCAGAATTAATGAAAGAAGGTGAAGTTGTTACCGTATTAATTAATACAGAAGACAACGCACCGCTTTCTGTTGAAATGCCTGCACACGTTGTGCTTGAAGTAACTGCAACAGAGCCTGGTGTAAAAGGAAACACAGCTACAAACGCAACAAAGCCTGCTACCGTTGAGACAGGAGCAGAAGTAAACGTTCCTTTGTTTATTAATGAAGGTGATAAAATACGAATTGATACAGAAAAAGGACAATACCAAGAGCGTATTAAAGAATAA
- the fabG gene encoding 3-oxoacyl-[acyl-carrier-protein] reductase, which translates to MKLLEGKTAIITGGSRGIGKGIVETFVKHGANVAFTYNSSKESAEAIASELSKEGTKVKAYQSNAASFEESQELASEVLKEFGSIDILVNNAGITKDNLLMRISEEDFDKVIEVNLKSVFNMTKAVQRAMLKQRKGSIINMSSVVGVKGNAGQTNYAASKAGIIGFTKSVALELGSRDIRCNAIAPGFIETEMTGKLNEETVQSWREAIPLKRGGSPEDIANACVYLGSDLSSYVTGQVLNVDGGMLT; encoded by the coding sequence ATGAAATTATTAGAAGGTAAAACAGCAATTATAACAGGAGGTAGCCGTGGAATAGGTAAAGGAATAGTAGAAACGTTTGTAAAACACGGTGCCAACGTTGCTTTTACATATAATTCATCAAAAGAATCTGCTGAGGCAATAGCTTCTGAACTCTCAAAGGAAGGTACAAAAGTTAAAGCATATCAAAGCAATGCAGCAAGTTTTGAAGAATCTCAAGAATTAGCTTCAGAAGTTTTAAAAGAATTTGGAAGTATCGATATTTTAGTGAATAATGCCGGTATCACAAAAGATAATTTATTAATGCGCATTTCAGAAGAAGATTTTGATAAAGTTATTGAAGTAAACTTAAAATCGGTTTTTAATATGACAAAAGCCGTGCAACGTGCCATGCTTAAACAACGAAAAGGTTCAATTATCAATATGAGTTCTGTAGTAGGAGTGAAAGGTAATGCAGGACAAACAAATTATGCAGCATCAAAAGCAGGAATTATTGGATTTACAAAGTCTGTAGCATTAGAGCTAGGATCACGGGACATTCGTTGTAATGCAATTGCTCCAGGGTTTATTGAAACTGAAATGACTGGAAAGCTTAATGAAGAAACTGTTCAAAGCTGGCGAGAAGCAATCCCACTTAAACGAGGTGGATCGCCCGAAGATATTGCAAATGCCTGTGTTTACTTAGGTAGTGATTTATCTTCATACGTTACAGGACAAGTATTAAATGTTGATGGCGGAATGTTAACCTAA
- the sucD gene encoding succinate--CoA ligase subunit alpha encodes MSVLVNKDSKIIVQGFTGSEGTFHAGQMIDYGTNVVGGVTPGKGGQKHLDKPVFNTVADAVKETGADVTIIFVPPAFAADAIMEAANAGIKVIITITEGIPTGDMIKVADYIKDKDCRLVGPNCPGVITPGEAKVGIMPGFVFKKGKIGVVSKSGTLTYEAADQVVKQGLGITTAIGIGGDPIIGTTTKEAVELLINDDETEAVVMIGEIGGQLEADAAKWYKESGSKKPIIGFIAGETAPAGRTMGHAGAIVGGSDDTAQAKKKILRECGIHVVDSPAEIGKKVAEVLG; translated from the coding sequence ATGAGCGTTTTAGTAAATAAAGATTCAAAAATCATCGTACAAGGTTTTACAGGTAGTGAAGGTACTTTTCATGCCGGTCAAATGATTGATTACGGTACCAACGTAGTTGGAGGTGTAACCCCAGGAAAAGGCGGTCAAAAACACTTAGACAAACCAGTTTTTAATACCGTTGCAGACGCTGTAAAAGAAACAGGAGCCGATGTAACAATAATTTTTGTACCACCAGCTTTTGCTGCAGATGCCATCATGGAGGCTGCAAATGCAGGTATCAAAGTAATTATAACTATCACAGAAGGTATTCCTACAGGTGATATGATAAAAGTAGCAGATTATATAAAAGATAAAGACTGCCGCTTAGTAGGTCCCAACTGTCCGGGCGTTATAACTCCTGGCGAAGCTAAAGTAGGAATTATGCCTGGTTTTGTCTTTAAAAAAGGTAAAATAGGTGTGGTTTCAAAATCTGGAACACTAACTTATGAAGCTGCAGACCAAGTTGTAAAACAAGGGCTAGGTATTACTACAGCTATCGGTATAGGTGGTGATCCTATCATTGGTACTACAACAAAAGAAGCTGTAGAGCTTTTAATCAATGATGATGAAACTGAAGCAGTTGTTATGATTGGTGAAATTGGTGGACAACTTGAAGCCGATGCTGCAAAATGGTACAAAGAAAGTGGAAGTAAAAAACCTATTATTGGTTTCATTGCTGGAGAAACAGCACCTGCAGGACGTACTATGGGCCACGCAGGAGCAATTGTAGGCGGAAGCGATGATACCGCTCAAGCTAAAAAGAAAATATTAAGAGAATGTGGTATACACGTAGTAGATTCTCCTGCTGAAATAGGAAAGAAAGTAGCAGAAGTACTAGGGTAA
- a CDS encoding UDP-3-O-(3-hydroxymyristoyl)glucosamine N-acyltransferase, which translates to MKFSTPQTLKGIANILDCKYVGDDTFPVLGLNEIHVVQPGDIVFVDHPKYYDKALQSLATIVLINKEVACPEGKALLISDDPFRDFNALINHFNPFVAATAVIADSAKIGNHTIIQPNVFIGNNVEIGDDCLIHPNVTIYDNIKIGNNVTIHSGTVLGADAFYYKNRPEKFDKLLSGGNVVIEDNVDIGALCSIDSGVTASTTIGEGTKLDNQVHVGHDTVIGKRCLIASQVGIAGCVLVEDFVTIWGQVGITSGITIGEKAVISAQSGVSKSLPGHKSYFGTPADEFRKKYKELASIRLIPDIIDKLDRIK; encoded by the coding sequence ATGAAATTTTCAACCCCTCAAACGTTAAAAGGTATTGCAAACATACTAGATTGTAAGTATGTTGGTGATGATACTTTTCCGGTTTTGGGTTTGAACGAAATTCACGTAGTACAACCCGGTGATATTGTATTTGTAGACCACCCTAAGTATTACGATAAAGCGTTGCAATCTCTTGCTACCATTGTTTTAATAAATAAAGAAGTTGCTTGCCCTGAAGGAAAGGCGCTGTTAATAAGTGATGACCCTTTTAGAGATTTTAATGCATTAATCAATCATTTTAATCCCTTTGTAGCGGCTACAGCTGTTATTGCAGATTCTGCCAAAATTGGAAATCACACAATTATTCAACCTAATGTTTTTATAGGAAACAATGTAGAAATAGGGGATGACTGTTTGATTCATCCCAATGTTACTATCTATGATAATATCAAGATAGGAAACAATGTTACTATTCATTCAGGAACTGTTTTGGGAGCAGATGCTTTTTACTATAAAAATCGACCAGAAAAGTTTGATAAGTTGCTAAGTGGCGGAAACGTAGTTATAGAAGACAATGTTGATATAGGGGCTCTTTGTTCTATTGATAGTGGTGTTACGGCTTCAACTACCATAGGCGAAGGAACAAAACTTGATAATCAAGTTCACGTAGGTCACGATACGGTTATTGGTAAACGTTGTCTAATTGCTTCACAAGTAGGGATAGCCGGTTGTGTGCTAGTTGAAGATTTTGTTACCATTTGGGGACAAGTAGGTATTACTAGCGGTATTACCATTGGTGAAAAAGCTGTAATCTCTGCACAAAGCGGTGTTAGCAAGTCACTTCCGGGACATAAATCCTATTTTGGAACCCCAGCAGATGAATTCAGAAAAAAATACAAGGAATTAGCTTCAATACGCTTAATACCTGATATAATAGATAAATTAGATAGAATAAAATGA